Proteins from one Patescibacteria group bacterium genomic window:
- a CDS encoding M23 family metallopeptidase, with protein sequence MKKIIIFLLAIFLYGCQIIEAPINDTQNITVINTNTANDNQTNTTPEKNNEPKNEDIVCTMDAMLCPDGTYVSRVAPDCNFAPCPEIGKLIQPIAEFDKRISKKPFSIYITPKDSPVQPEKFTGYHTGADVEYSDMPDADITVHAIADGQVVRSGWVSGYGGMIAIRHNIEGKDYIVIYGHLKPDTLEKNESDIKSNQVIGLLGQGYSYDTDGERKHLHFAIYTGTDINVQGYAQSQDELKKWLDPQKFLLNK encoded by the coding sequence ATGAAAAAAATAATTATATTTTTGCTAGCTATATTTTTATACGGTTGCCAAATAATAGAAGCCCCTATTAATGACACCCAAAATATAACGGTAATTAATACTAATACTGCCAACGACAATCAAACAAATACTACACCAGAAAAAAATAATGAGCCAAAAAATGAAGATATTGTCTGCACTATGGATGCGATGCTTTGTCCGGACGGTACTTATGTTTCTAGAGTTGCGCCTGATTGTAATTTTGCTCCCTGTCCTGAAATAGGCAAACTCATCCAGCCAATAGCTGAGTTTGACAAAAGAATTAGCAAAAAACCATTTAGCATATATATCACACCAAAAGATTCGCCTGTTCAGCCAGAAAAATTCACTGGCTATCATACGGGAGCTGATGTAGAATATTCAGATATGCCAGATGCTGACATAACAGTCCATGCCATAGCTGACGGCCAAGTTGTCCGCTCCGGCTGGGTCAGTGGCTATGGTGGTATGATTGCTATCAGGCACAATATAGAAGGGAAAGATTATATAGTTATTTATGGACACCTCAAGCCAGATACTTTAGAAAAAAATGAATCTGATATAAAATCAAACCAAGTGATTGGTCTATTAGGCCAGGGATACAGCTATGATACTGATGGCGAAAGAAAACACCTTCATTTTGCCATTTATACCGGCACTGATATCAATGTCCAAGGCTACGCACAAAGCCAGGATGAATTAAAAAAATGGCTTGATCCTCAAAAATTTTTATTAAATAAATAA
- a CDS encoding phosphoribosylamine--glycine ligase: protein MNNEKPPSAPFEKKRFLFVSFDALISDVAWQVLKEGHEAKYFIKNQAIKDVADGFVPKSDDWEKDLDWADIVVFDDVLGMGTMAEKVRKRGIPVIGGTPYTDQLEDDRSFGQEELKKAGIPIIPYETFTDFDAAIDYVKKNENRYVIKPSGEAQNTKHFLFVGQEEDGKDVIQMLEAYKKVWSQKIKEFQLQRRMSGVEVAVGAFFNGYEFVFPININFEHKKMFPGNIGPSTGEMGTSMFWSGQNKIFNNTLKKMEPILRREKYTGYIDLNCIVNGNGIYPLEFTARFGYPTIQIQMDGILMPIGQWLYEMATGTLKNFKTKTGFQVGVRLVVPPYPYGSSIKTELAEYKNALIIFKKPASEGIHIVETKLINGEWIVTGDHGVALIVVGTGSTMKQAQQQVYHRIQNILIPNMFYRDDIGDRWFEDSDKLHNWGYLRES from the coding sequence ATGAATAACGAAAAGCCTCCATCGGCGCCCTTTGAAAAGAAAAGATTTCTTTTTGTTTCTTTTGATGCGCTGATAAGTGACGTGGCCTGGCAAGTCCTAAAAGAGGGTCATGAAGCTAAATATTTTATAAAAAATCAAGCTATCAAAGATGTAGCCGACGGCTTTGTGCCAAAAAGCGATGATTGGGAAAAAGACCTAGACTGGGCAGACATTGTTGTTTTTGATGATGTCCTTGGTATGGGAACTATGGCTGAAAAAGTCAGAAAGCGCGGTATTCCAGTCATTGGTGGCACACCATATACCGACCAATTAGAAGACGACCGTTCTTTTGGTCAGGAGGAATTAAAAAAGGCTGGCATTCCTATAATCCCTTACGAAACATTTACTGATTTTGATGCTGCCATTGATTATGTCAAAAAAAATGAAAATCGTTATGTTATCAAACCTAGCGGCGAAGCTCAAAATACCAAACATTTTCTTTTTGTCGGTCAAGAAGAAGACGGTAAAGACGTCATCCAGATGCTAGAGGCTTACAAAAAAGTTTGGAGTCAGAAGATAAAAGAATTTCAACTACAAAGAAGAATGTCAGGAGTAGAAGTAGCCGTCGGAGCATTTTTTAACGGTTATGAATTTGTCTTTCCAATAAATATCAACTTTGAGCACAAAAAAATGTTTCCTGGCAATATTGGCCCATCTACTGGGGAAATGGGTACATCTATGTTTTGGTCAGGCCAAAATAAAATATTTAATAATACTCTGAAAAAAATGGAGCCGATTCTGCGTCGTGAAAAATACACCGGCTATATTGATCTCAATTGTATTGTAAATGGTAATGGTATTTATCCCCTAGAATTTACTGCTCGCTTTGGCTATCCAACTATCCAGATACAAATGGATGGCATACTTATGCCTATTGGACAATGGCTCTATGAAATGGCTACTGGCACACTAAAAAATTTCAAAACAAAAACCGGCTTTCAAGTCGGAGTCAGACTGGTAGTCCCTCCTTATCCCTATGGCTCAAGCATCAAAACTGAGCTAGCTGAATACAAAAATGCCCTTATAATATTTAAAAAACCAGCTTCGGAAGGTATTCACATTGTAGAGACCAAATTGATAAACGGAGAATGGATAGTAACTGGCGATCACGGAGTGGCTTTGATAGTAGTCGGCACTGGTTCTACTATGAAGCAAGCCCAGCAACAGGTCTATCATAGAATTCAAAATATATTAATACCAAATATGTTTTACCGGGATGATATAGGCGACCGCTGGTTTGAAGACAGCGACAAACTGCACAACTGGGGCTACCTCAGAGAATCCTAA
- the idi gene encoding isopentenyl-diphosphate Delta-isomerase, with translation MPDDIILVDKNDQPIGTGQKMEVHKKGQLHRAFSILIFNRFGQLLLQKRVDSKYHCPGMWTNTCCSHPKPEEDTLSAAHRRLKEELGFDCDLEEKFSFIYKAEFDNGLTEHEYDHVFFGYYDDPVDFDKNEISDIKWLDIKTIKDQIKNQPDIYTDWFKIIISKYF, from the coding sequence ATGCCAGACGATATAATACTCGTAGATAAAAATGATCAGCCAATTGGTACTGGTCAGAAGATGGAAGTACACAAAAAAGGTCAGCTTCATCGAGCTTTCTCTATTTTGATTTTCAACAGATTTGGTCAACTGCTTTTACAAAAAAGAGTAGACAGCAAATATCATTGTCCTGGTATGTGGACAAATACTTGTTGTAGCCATCCCAAGCCAGAGGAAGATACTTTGTCAGCAGCTCATCGTCGTCTCAAAGAAGAGCTGGGGTTTGATTGTGATTTGGAAGAAAAATTTTCTTTTATTTATAAAGCCGAGTTTGACAACGGTCTGACGGAACATGAATATGACCATGTGTTTTTTGGATACTATGATGACCCAGTTGATTTTGACAAAAATGAAATATCTGATATCAAATGGCTTGATATCAAAACTATAAAAGATCAAATCAAAAACCAGCCTGATATATATACTGACTGGTTTAAGATAATTATTTCTAAATATTTTTAG
- the dnaJ gene encoding molecular chaperone DnaJ, with the protein MPKDYYKTLGVEKGATDSEIKRAFRKLAHQYHPDKNGGEENLKKFKEINEAYQVLSNKEKRQQYDQFGANFDQTGGFSGGNPFGGGQGFGGFDFSGGQNMDFDLGDIFGSFFGGDSPFRSGRNQRGEDIQVDINISLKDAVFGLSESLSLRKKIKCQSCEGTGADKGTSFEECRTCGGSGHITSTVLGTFRTQTVCPDCRGKGKSIKNKCGACHGQGFDTENVDIKVEIPAGIDDGQSIRLSGQGNAGKNGAVSGDLYVVVHVLPEKGFERQGDDLITEYDIPFTMAALGGQIEARTIDGKVKLKIPSGTPSGKKFVLSDKGVAHLKARGRGDQIVIVNVDVPSKLTKKQRKLLEELDKEFDSKL; encoded by the coding sequence ATGCCCAAAGATTACTATAAAACATTGGGAGTAGAGAAAGGTGCGACTGATTCTGAGATCAAGCGCGCCTTTCGTAAATTGGCTCACCAATATCATCCCGATAAAAACGGTGGTGAAGAAAATCTAAAAAAGTTTAAGGAAATAAACGAAGCTTATCAGGTACTGTCCAACAAAGAAAAACGTCAGCAGTATGACCAGTTTGGCGCCAACTTTGATCAAACCGGTGGATTTTCCGGCGGAAATCCTTTTGGCGGCGGACAGGGTTTTGGTGGTTTTGATTTTTCTGGCGGGCAAAATATGGATTTTGATCTGGGAGATATTTTTGGTAGTTTTTTTGGTGGCGACAGCCCTTTTAGGTCTGGTCGTAATCAAAGAGGCGAGGATATTCAAGTTGATATAAATATTAGCCTCAAAGATGCTGTTTTTGGATTATCTGAGAGCCTATCTTTGCGAAAAAAAATAAAGTGTCAGTCTTGTGAAGGCACTGGTGCTGACAAAGGTACATCTTTTGAGGAGTGTAGAACTTGTGGTGGTAGTGGGCATATTACTAGTACAGTACTTGGCACATTTCGCACTCAGACAGTTTGTCCGGATTGTCGGGGTAAAGGTAAATCCATAAAAAATAAGTGTGGAGCCTGCCATGGTCAGGGCTTTGATACTGAAAATGTAGATATCAAAGTAGAAATTCCAGCCGGTATTGATGATGGACAATCTATCCGTCTGTCTGGGCAGGGAAATGCTGGTAAAAATGGAGCTGTGTCTGGAGATTTGTATGTCGTAGTCCATGTATTGCCGGAGAAAGGTTTTGAGCGTCAGGGTGATGATTTGATAACTGAATATGATATTCCCTTTACCATGGCAGCTCTAGGCGGACAAATAGAAGCTAGGACTATAGATGGTAAAGTCAAACTAAAAATTCCGTCTGGTACACCTAGTGGCAAAAAATTTGTTTTGTCAGATAAAGGTGTGGCTCACCTCAAAGCTAGGGGTAGAGGAGACCAAATAGTAATAGTCAATGTAGATGTACCGAGTAAATTGACCAAAAAACAGAGGAAATTGTTAGAGGAATTAGACAAGGAATTTGATAGTAAATTGTAA
- the dnaK gene encoding molecular chaperone DnaK gives MSKIIGIDLGTTNSAVAIVEGGKPKILENKEGNRTTPSIVALSKNGERLVGLPAKRQAVTNPKNTIFSVKRLIGRKYSDGEIKKDIDTVPYEISQSGEGVKVKMGDKQYSPQEISAMILQKIKADASERLGEEVTEAVITVPAYFDDSQRQATKDAGKIAGLEVKRIINEPTAAALAYGFDKKKDQQIAVYDLGGGTFDISILDVSADTVEVKATNGDTHLGGDDFDQVLINWILDEFKKQEGIDLSKDALAMQRLKESAEKAKVELSSSMETEINQPFITTDESGPKHLVMKMTRAKLEELVGDLVAKTLEPCKKALTDAKLSVTDIEEVIMVGGMTRMPLVQKKVEEFFGKKPNISVNPDEVVALGAAVQAGVLQGDVKDVLLLDVTPLTLGIETLGGVRTPLIERNTTIPASKTQVFSTAADHQDSVEIHVLQGERPMAQDNKTLGRFTLSGIPPAPRGVPQIEVSFDIDANGILNVKAVDKATSKEQSITIKSSSGLSEEEIEKMKKDADLHAEEDKKKKEEVEVRNNADNIIAHTEKFIKESEAKLKDEDKKKMEEKMEALKKVKDSADIEAVKSAIKEMEDTVQAIGAAMYSASANASADAQQNDEPKKDKGPVEGDFEEVKDDEKKDK, from the coding sequence ATGTCAAAAATTATAGGAATTGATTTGGGTACAACCAACTCAGCAGTAGCTATTGTCGAAGGGGGTAAGCCAAAAATTTTGGAAAACAAAGAAGGTAATCGTACTACTCCTTCTATAGTAGCCCTGTCAAAAAATGGAGAGAGATTGGTCGGTTTGCCAGCCAAAAGACAGGCAGTCACCAATCCAAAAAATACAATTTTTTCGGTCAAGCGTTTGATTGGCCGAAAATATAGTGACGGTGAAATCAAAAAAGATATTGATACCGTGCCTTATGAAATTAGTCAATCAGGCGAAGGTGTAAAAGTCAAAATGGGGGACAAGCAGTACAGTCCGCAAGAAATATCTGCTATGATTTTACAAAAGATAAAAGCTGACGCCAGTGAAAGATTGGGCGAAGAAGTCACTGAAGCAGTTATCACTGTACCAGCTTATTTTGATGACTCTCAGCGTCAGGCTACAAAAGATGCCGGTAAAATTGCCGGATTGGAAGTAAAGCGTATTATCAACGAGCCAACAGCCGCAGCCTTAGCTTATGGCTTTGACAAGAAAAAAGATCAGCAAATAGCGGTCTATGATCTGGGTGGTGGTACTTTTGATATATCTATTTTGGATGTTTCCGCTGACACAGTAGAAGTAAAAGCCACCAACGGTGACACTCACTTGGGTGGTGATGATTTTGATCAGGTGCTTATCAATTGGATATTGGATGAATTCAAAAAGCAAGAAGGCATTGATTTGAGCAAAGACGCTTTGGCTATGCAAAGGCTCAAAGAGTCTGCTGAAAAAGCTAAAGTAGAACTTTCTTCATCAATGGAAACAGAAATCAATCAGCCATTTATTACTACTGATGAATCAGGCCCAAAACATTTAGTCATGAAAATGACCAGGGCCAAACTAGAAGAATTAGTAGGCGATTTGGTAGCCAAGACTTTGGAACCATGCAAAAAAGCTCTGACTGATGCCAAATTGTCTGTCACTGATATTGAAGAGGTGATAATGGTCGGTGGTATGACTAGGATGCCTTTGGTACAAAAGAAAGTAGAAGAATTTTTTGGCAAAAAACCAAATATATCTGTCAATCCAGATGAAGTAGTGGCTCTTGGAGCAGCTGTCCAAGCTGGAGTATTGCAAGGGGATGTCAAAGATGTTTTGCTACTTGATGTCACTCCGCTTACTTTGGGGATTGAGACTTTAGGTGGCGTACGAACACCGCTTATTGAGAGAAACACTACTATTCCGGCTTCCAAGACTCAGGTTTTTTCTACCGCAGCTGATCATCAGGATTCTGTAGAAATTCATGTACTTCAGGGTGAGCGTCCAATGGCTCAAGACAATAAGACGCTTGGCAGATTTACACTATCAGGTATCCCGCCAGCTCCCCGTGGTGTACCACAGATTGAGGTTTCTTTTGATATTGACGCCAACGGTATTTTAAATGTCAAAGCAGTAGATAAGGCTACTAGTAAAGAACAATCTATCACTATCAAGTCTTCTTCAGGACTTTCAGAAGAAGAAATAGAAAAAATGAAAAAAGATGCTGATCTTCATGCTGAAGAAGATAAAAAGAAAAAAGAAGAAGTAGAAGTCAGAAACAACGCTGATAATATCATTGCTCATACAGAGAAATTCATCAAAGAGAGTGAAGCTAAACTCAAAGATGAAGATAAGAAAAAAATGGAAGAGAAAATGGAAGCTTTGAAAAAAGTCAAAGATTCTGCCGATATTGAAGCTGTCAAATCGGCTATCAAAGAAATGGAAGATACTGTCCAGGCAATTGGGGCAGCTATGTATTCCGCCTCCGCTAACGCTTCGGCGGACGCGCAGCAAAATGATGAACCAAAAAAAGATAAAGGTCCAGTTGAAGGAGATTTTGAAGAGGTAAAAGACGACGAAAAAAAAGATAAATAA
- a CDS encoding Lar family restriction alleviation protein: MINNLNSPLNLRLIKNCPICSSEYRQPNIQVLDESEYSVLTYASCHSCGANLLTKFAGLPQGVIGNAILTDLSPQEVMDFALLDDMDADDVLDIQHLLSKKELINNLKKLI, from the coding sequence ATGATAAATAACCTAAATTCGCCTCTCAATCTGCGGCTGATAAAAAACTGTCCAATTTGTTCGTCAGAGTATAGGCAACCAAATATACAGGTTTTGGATGAGTCAGAATATAGTGTTTTGACTTATGCCAGTTGCCATAGTTGTGGAGCAAACCTTTTGACAAAATTTGCCGGCTTGCCACAAGGAGTGATAGGCAACGCAATTTTGACAGATTTGAGTCCGCAGGAAGTAATGGATTTTGCTTTGTTAGACGATATGGATGCAGATGATGTCTTAGATATCCAACATCTCTTGTCAAAAAAAGAATTAATAAATAATTTAAAGAAATTAATATAA
- a CDS encoding Hsp20/alpha crystallin family protein yields the protein MTLIPWSPLLDTFENLENNFQNFVPAIDVYEEKDNVVVEATLAGIKPQDVEINVHDDVLTIEGRRETSSEIDEKNYYRKEVRSGSFHRSIVLPSSVKADKAQADFENGLLKISLPKEIDARAKSIKINVNNKK from the coding sequence ATGACATTAATACCATGGAGTCCATTATTAGACACTTTTGAAAATTTGGAAAATAATTTCCAAAATTTTGTACCAGCCATTGATGTGTATGAAGAAAAAGACAATGTTGTAGTTGAGGCAACACTGGCCGGCATTAAGCCTCAGGATGTGGAGATAAACGTCCACGATGATGTTTTGACCATTGAGGGCAGACGCGAGACTTCTTCAGAAATTGATGAAAAAAATTATTACCGCAAAGAAGTTAGGAGTGGATCCTTTCATCGCAGTATAGTTTTGCCAAGCTCTGTCAAAGCTGACAAGGCACAGGCTGATTTTGAAAATGGTCTCTTAAAAATCAGTCTGCCAAAAGAGATTGATGCTAGAGCAAAAAGTATCAAAATAAATGTAAATAATAAAAAATAA
- a CDS encoding nucleotide exchange factor GrpE, which produces MKDKKHKHEKIDYKLMADENLAGWQKALADYQNLQKETDKRLKDLSIFVRSDIILQLLPIFDNYQTAINHIPKDQKNESWAVGLEHILRMWDGFLNERNVKKIKAVGEKFDANLHESVGQVSDDKNEDHIIVEEKQIGYKIDNMVIRPAKVIINNI; this is translated from the coding sequence ATGAAAGACAAAAAACATAAACATGAAAAAATAGACTACAAATTGATGGCTGATGAGAATCTAGCTGGCTGGCAAAAAGCTCTGGCTGATTATCAGAACCTTCAGAAAGAGACAGATAAGCGCCTAAAAGATTTAAGTATATTTGTCAGATCAGATATTATTTTGCAGCTTTTGCCCATATTTGATAATTATCAGACAGCTATCAATCATATTCCGAAGGATCAAAAAAATGAATCATGGGCAGTAGGCCTAGAACATATCCTGAGGATGTGGGACGGCTTTCTAAACGAACGCAACGTTAAAAAAATAAAGGCTGTCGGAGAAAAATTTGACGCCAATTTACACGAATCAGTCGGACAAGTAAGTGATGACAAAAATGAAGATCACATAATAGTGGAAGAAAAGCAAATAGGTTATAAAATAGATAATATGGTCATCAGACCAGCCAAAGTGATTATCAATAATATATAA